GATGTCCTACCCTTAAAATCTTGAGTGAATGAGTGCGAGTCAAGCTCACCCTCATTACACTAATTATTTGAGTTTCAACAATTCGTCCATAACAATCGGAACTATTTTCTCTTTATCTTGTGCTGTGAAACCAAAAGCGATTTTTCCTGAACGCACTTGCTCACGAATTTCTTCTTCTGACATCATACTGCTTGGCATTGATAATGTAACACATTTATCATGTCCCAATAATGCCAGCGCCATTGCTAACGCACCGCCGCCGCCAGTATTACAAGCACCGATATAGTAATCAGCCTGACCTGCCTGCATAGCCATTGCAGCATCAAGGTCACCTTTTACTTCAATACTTACCTGTCCGTTTCCGTACTTTTCAACAAGCGCTGCAATTTCAGCCTTGTCAATCTGTCCGCCAACCATAATTCTTAACATCGTTTTCACTCCTTTATTCAATATACAATATTTTGTATATTGTGATATAAAACCAAACCATTGCAGCATGGTTTCTTTCAATATACATTTTTTTGGCTATTGATTATACTGCTATTATAAGTTATAAAATTTTTAAATGCAAGCACTTTCAAAATAAAAACCAGAAAGTACCTGTCTATATGGAATTCATCACAATTGTTTTTACTTACTTCACTTGGCCTGCTGCCAACATTACTATTGTCTGTTCAATTCGACTTTCACGGGTTTCCGCCTTCTTGGCACTGGTAATCCACTCAACGTATTTTCGCTGATTAGTGTATGATAAACTTTGAAAAAATTGCTTTGCTGCCTGATTGTCAGCAAACCGCTCTGCCAAGTCAGTCGGTACCTCAACCTCACGCACTGCTAAATCTTCTTTTAATTCAACCGTGACTTGATCACCAATACCCTTACCTAACGCTTTTAAGATGTCTTTACGAATACCTAAAATATGGCATGGTGTTTGCATACGCACTAATGAACCGCGATAAATGACCTGTCCATCAAAACGAGCTTCAACTTTTACCCGGCCTTTCCCAAACTCTTCTTGTACGTCATAAGGAAACTCAACATATGCACCCGGTCCGGTTGTGGCAATAATGGCATCAAATTTGTATTTATACATTAATATACTCACCTCCCATAAATTATATAAAAGAGACTTGCTGCAAGCAAGCCTCTTTTATTTTCCAGGAGTGTATATTTGTAAGTCACACTCGTTATATTGCTATATTACGGAAGTATTATTTTTTCATCATTTCGCTTGCTTTTTTATTCAAACTGGCAACTTTAGCAAATGTTAAATGCGCAACTACGCCAACATAGAAACAAACAAACGGTACCATGATACCAATCCCCAGCCAATCCGGGAACAAACTTGCTACTAAAAAGATAACTGCCATACAAAGCAGACCGCCAACCGGGATTACGATCCAGCGACTTAGCACGTTGCCTACCCGTTCAACATATTTTTTTGCCAATATATTTGTGCCAATAAATACTAGCGCACAATATCCTAAGAAAATATATACTTCCATAATTTTCAACTCCAATTTTTATTCAGCACTTGCAAGTGCTTCAGCATTTTCAGCTGCGATTGCTTCCTCTTCTTGTTTAGCCATTTTATCATCATAAGCTTTGAAGAATGGGAAATACACAACTAATGAAATAACAATACCTACCAGACAAAGCACGAATGCTCGCCAGTCCCAGTTGGTTGCCATCCAGGCACCCAGTGGTCCAGGCAATGTCCATGGTGCCCGGAATACCATTCCGTTTACCAAGTTCAAGTATTGAGCAATACCTGCTACAACAGTCATAACCATTGGCGCAAGAACGAATGGGATAATTA
Above is a genomic segment from Culicoidibacter larvae containing:
- a CDS encoding DUF2620 family protein, whose product is MLRIMVGGQIDKAEIAALVEKYGNGQVSIEVKGDLDAAMAMQAGQADYYIGACNTGGGGALAMALALLGHDKCVTLSMPSSMMSEEEIREQVRSGKIAFGFTAQDKEKIVPIVMDELLKLK
- a CDS encoding YdeI/OmpD-associated family protein, translated to MYKYKFDAIIATTGPGAYVEFPYDVQEEFGKGRVKVEARFDGQVIYRGSLVRMQTPCHILGIRKDILKALGKGIGDQVTVELKEDLAVREVEVPTDLAERFADNQAAKQFFQSLSYTNQRKYVEWITSAKKAETRESRIEQTIVMLAAGQVK